A genome region from Dickeya dadantii NCPPB 898 includes the following:
- a CDS encoding NADH-quinone oxidoreductase subunit A: MSTTTEVLAHHWAFALFVIVAVGLCGFMLLGGFLLGGRARARHKNIPYESGIDSVGSARLRLSAKFYLVAMFFVIFDVEALYLYAWSVSIRESGWIGFVEATIFILVLLAGLIYLVRIGALDWTPSRSKRQVVKSNVVAQTPNTHQQ, translated from the coding sequence ATGTCAACAACTACTGAAGTCCTCGCCCATCACTGGGCTTTTGCGCTATTCGTTATCGTTGCTGTAGGTCTCTGCGGCTTTATGTTGCTCGGCGGCTTCCTGTTGGGAGGCAGAGCCCGGGCCAGACACAAAAATATTCCTTATGAATCGGGTATCGATTCCGTTGGTTCCGCGCGGTTGCGCCTCTCCGCCAAGTTTTACCTGGTCGCCATGTTTTTCGTTATTTTCGACGTTGAAGCCCTCTATCTCTATGCCTGGTCCGTATCTATACGGGAGAGCGGCTGGATAGGCTTCGTCGAGGCCACAATTTTCATTTTGGTGTTGTTGGCTGGTTTGATCTATCTGGTGCGTATCGGCGCGTTGGACTGGACGCCTTCGCGTTCCAAAAGACAAGTCGTGAAATCCAATGTCGTGGCTCAGACCCCCAACACTCATCAGCAGTAA